One genomic region from Cydia pomonella isolate Wapato2018A chromosome 4, ilCydPomo1, whole genome shotgun sequence encodes:
- the LOC133516953 gene encoding CCR4-NOT transcription complex subunit 7-like translates to MILQMPTASFGVNMNSVKDDCAIKNVWNHNLHQEFHVIRKIVQKYHWVAMDTEFPGVVARPIGEFRSTADYQYQLLRCNVDLLRIIQLGLTFMDENGKTPPGCTTWQFNFKFNLQEDMYAQDSIDLLQNSGLQFREHEEHGIEPLEFAELLMSSGIVLMDNINWLSFHSGYDFGYLLKLLTDQNLPQDENDFFESLRLYFPTVYDVKYLMKLCKNLKGGLQEVADQLELRRVGPQHQAGSDSHLTGMAFFKIKEIFFDGNIESTSGHLYGLGAPAGAADDAGSTP, encoded by the exons ATGATTCTACAGATGCCGACCGCTAGTTTCGGCGTAAATATGAATTCAGTGAAAGATGACTGTGCAATCAAAAATGTTTGGAACCACAATCTCCATCAGGAATTTCATGTTATACGAaag ATTGTGCAAAAGTATCACTGGGTGGCAATGGACACAGAGTTTCCAGGAGTGGTGGCACGGCCTATTGGTGAATTCAGATCCACAGCAGATTACCAGTACCAACTACTCAG gtGTAATGTAGATCTGCTGCGGATAATTCAGCTAGGGCTGACATTCATGGATGAGAATGGAAAGACGCCTCCAGGCTGCACCACATGGCAGTTCAACTTCAAGTTCAATTTGCA ggaGGATATGTATGCGCAGGACTCCATTGATTTACTGCAGAATTCTGGGCTTCAGTTTAGAGAGCACGAGGAGCATGGCATTGAACCATTAGAGTTTGCAGAACTGCTCATGTCTTCAG gcatAGTATTAATGGATAACATTAACTGGTTGAGCTTTCACTCCGGCTATGATTTTGGATACCTACTAAAGCTGCTGACAGATCAAAATTTGCCTCAGGACGAGAATGATTTCTTTGAAAGTCTACGGTTGTATTTTCCAACTGTTTATGATGTAAAA tactTAATGAAATTATGCAAGAACCTGAAAGGGGGACTACAAGAGGTAGCAGATCAGCTGGAGCTCCGGCGCGTGGGGCCGCAGCACCAGGCCGGCTCCGACTCGCACCTTACCGGGATGGCGTTCTTCAAGATCAAAGAG ATATTCTTCGACGGCAACATCGAGAGCACGAGCGGGCACCTGTACGGGCTGGGCGCGCCGGCGGGCGCCGCCGACGACGCCGGCTCCACGCCCTGA
- the LOC133516956 gene encoding uncharacterized protein LOC133516956, protein MTRVWIFTVFIIGLLNDVSEASCSARGRFPNENVPNCQGYTMCLQGAPGVYTQIDLSCPDNFVYSHVDNKCTNVTSYQCYPEYNCVSVGIFEGSRDKDCTMYVACVQGLNQLATARLIQCPANTLYSPVEGACVNSTMFTCDNDGKPNVLDAMPSQDSSNTSTNNAVNLCYKYAVLVYLMVCLAV, encoded by the exons atgacaCGAGTTTGGATTTTTACAGTGTTTATCATA GGCTTATTGAACGACGTCAGTGAAGCTAGCTGCTCGGCCCGTGGGCGGTTTCCGAACGAGAATGTGCCCAACTGCCAAGGATACACTATGTGTCTTCAAGGCGCTCCAGGTGTTTACACGCAGATAGACCTCAGCTGTCCAGATAACTTTGTGTACAGCCACGTAGACAACAAATGTACGAACGTGACCAGCTACCAGTGCTATCCGGAGTACAATTGTGTCAGCGTAGGGATCTTTGAGGGAAGCAGAGACAAAGATTGCACCATGTATGTTGCTTGCGTGCAAGGGCTAAACCAACTTGCTACCGCTAGATTAATACAGTGCCCCGCAAACACTCTCTATAGTCCTGTAGAAGGTGCTTGTGTCAACAGCACGATGTTTACCTGTGACAACGATGGAAAACCGAACGTTCTTGATGCTATGCCGAGTCAGGATTCGAGTAATACATCTACAAATAACGCAGTTAATCTCTGCTATAAGTATGCTGTACTTGTTTATTTAATGGTTTGTCTAGCTGTATGA